A stretch of DNA from Xiphophorus maculatus strain JP 163 A chromosome 8, X_maculatus-5.0-male, whole genome shotgun sequence:
tttttttgttttttttttattgcactcTATTAAAAAATTTTTGAGCAATCACATTTAGGTTTTCTAGAATGCTTATTGTTATCTCTGTCCATACTctgattttctactttttttcttttttagttgcTTATGttgttttaatcagttttgttGGCAGCCTCAAATATTTGCAGCACATGCCAATCTGAAAAGTTTCATTGCTTCATATTGTGATCTGAAATTTTATACATGTCATAATACTTGATATGTACCAATTAAATATTTGGATTccagaaaatgtcttgttttttttttacagattttataacttttaagaACACTCAAGCTCCCGAGGAACActaaatagtaaaaatattagtttgCTAATTGAAACCTAAACAAAATATATCGATTTATAGGAATCACCAGGTGGACCAACCGGAGGAAGAATTTGTCCAAAAAAAGGTCTTGGTATAATTGCAAAATTTAAGCAAGAAGTCAAGAAACCATTACTTATGGAGTGAGTATATTCACAATTTTTGGTGAAGATTTGCAATAATCCACATGTATAGAGAATACAATTTTTTGCAATAgtcagaaaatgtttacatcccCATTTTAGGAACCACAAAGTAATGTAAATATGCTCATcttaaaatctgatgtttttcttaatcTTCTGCAGCCCTCTAGTGGCGAAACAAAGTATATCAAGCTTACCATTTGAATACCAATTATAGTACAACTTTGTTTGatttatattattaaattgGTCCTCTGTTAGAGTGGCTGTATAGCAAACAATGGAATTAATCAAAATGCACAAGAGAAAtgctttcattgttttattatcaCAGAAGCACAACAGGTACCACTATGCAGGAGATACTCAATATCATGAAAAGAGTTAAAGGAATGCTAATGCCAGAAGAGAAACTATTCCAGTAACACCACAGCATTTTATCTccaaccttcaaaacaaaattctaCAATATTGTCCGATACATGTGGCAGAaggggggaagaagggagccaAAAGCCATTTGGATTATTTACTTCTGTTTCACCAAGTACCGTCAGTCATTAAATCAATTGTATATTGAATACACATGCATTGGCTTTCACTTGTTTTAATCCACATCTAGAATAAAGTGTTTAACTATCCAGCTAGAAAGTACTAGTTACTGGGGCTGATTAATACAAAGGATATTACTGTGACAAAAGAAAGCTGGTCCCGCTGATGAGTttattcaatctggagagaaaatatttagaaaatttaaataaacaatttagcCAATCCTAACAAGAAAACTGGAGTACCCGAGTGTAAACCTgatgaccttttttttgttgtacattcaagaaatgaaaaaagaaaaaaaaaaatccaccttaAAATCTGTCAGAATAAAATGAGTTGACAAGCTATTAAAACTGCAAAGAATTTTAAGAGGACAAAAATCTTTATGAAGATTAACTTACATATATTGATGCTGGAAACCAAAAATACACAGCTTACACATTCCCTTAATCACAAATAAGTGAGTACTTTTATACAGAAAGCTACAGCTCAGGATTCAACACAAAACAGCTATGCATGTAAATAAAGCTGGAACTGTAAGATAATGGGAGCACGAAAACGTATCAGTGGGAAGAGAAGATGTCTGGAGGACTACTCATCGTCTGAGGAGTCCCTGTCGAAAGTATAGGCCATGAAGAAAACGTCGGGTCGAGGAGGGACGAGGGCATGGCCCGGTTTCACAATCTCAAAGCCCAGGAAACTGAAGGTACGCACCAGTTTAGCTGTAAAAACAAGTCAGGGACGGCACGTTAACATTCAGAGCTAATGGCAGTGACCTACATCGGTTCAAATTGAATCATTTGAACACAAAGAGGTGAATTGTTCAAATGAGACTCACCACGATCATCTCTGTTCTTGTAAAAGCAGACAAACACGCTAAGAACTTTCAGATGTTCTTCAGCATACTCCAGGAGAGCCGCAAAACtaagaggaaaagaaatgtaGATTAGAAAAGAGATCAAATGAGGTTTTTTCAGCCTAACAATgcaaaataatcaacattttgtGAGAAGTTAAAATCAAACTGCACACTGACATTTAATTACGCTTTTGAATTTATAGATATGAAAGCAAAAGAGAGAACCACCATAAATGTAACCATCACAATAATACCGTCGGTTTTTGAGATTGTCAGACATCAATTGGtattgttgtaaaaataaattaaattcttaaCACTACAAGACTTATTTTATGGTAACGATAAATGCCCATCACTGAAGACCAGCTTCAAGGCTCCAGCTTTGTTCTCACCTCTCTTTGCTGCCTTCTGGAAGCGGGTCAAGAGGTACCTCCACATAGAGTGCACTGCTGCTCAGGACAGCATCCCACTGTATCGTCTTTGTGGCTGTGGGACGGCTTTGGAAGTGGAGTATCCTCGGGCGACCATTCCCTGCAGGCTCTTCTGTTACTGTCAATTTCCGATCCTGAAATTAAATAAGGTTTGTGAGAAGAGCTACAAGTAACATgaaattaatgcaaaaagaGAGTCCAAGGACAAACTAATGTGTTCAAAGATATGAGCACATCCATTATTCTTgcaaatgtagcttttttttgttgtcgaCTTACTGAGTAGAGCGGCCGAGCTGAAGGAGCGTGATCCCGTGTGCCATTCCCTCGCCCACCTGGGATCTTCAGGGGTGGGAGAGGGGCATCAGGAGCACCACAGAGGCCCTGGGCCGCGGGTACTACTACAGTGCAGGGACAAGCTGCCGtagagagaaggaggagaatAAGTCAAATGCTCAAGGCTGCtttttacaatataaaacaGGAATGATTGCTCCTGCATtgcttaaaactaaaattactaTACGACAACTCAACCTCCCTTCCCCCCTATGACATTGTAGTACTGTAAACACATGTGTAAATCGACATAATAAATTAGGAGACTTTATTTATAGATATTATGAAGCATAACGTGTTCTGGCAACCGTTCCGCTGTGACTGATC
This window harbors:
- the LOC102229495 gene encoding LOW QUALITY PROTEIN: ornithine decarboxylase antizyme 2-like (The sequence of the model RefSeq protein was modified relative to this genomic sequence to represent the inferred CDS: deleted 1 base in 1 codon), giving the protein MVKSNLQRILNSHCFAREKEGKQLPFTTMANLSSGICDMIGNLSLHCSSTRGPGPLWCSDAPLPPLKIPGGRGNGTRDHAPSARPLYSDRKLTVTEEPAGNGRPRILHFQSRPTATKTIQWDAVLSSSALYVEVPLDPLPEGSKESFAALLEYAEEHLKVLSVFVCFYKNRDDRAKLVRTFSFLGFEIVKPGHALVPPRPDVFFMAYTFDRDSSDDE